A genomic window from Yoonia rosea includes:
- a CDS encoding YIP1 family protein — translation MTIDFQTWMRAVWTSIVEPTESARKALAMDIPAQALWTGLALVAVLNVMLVALLQVISPMPQAMQEQGFALSPFGFFGIIGIFFVLFVYGIFYAGRMIGGQGTLQATLTIVVWFQAVSLTLEGMQFVLVLISPAIGSIFGLLTLGALIWCFMNFINVLHGFNNLGKALGAIVLALIGTALVSGIILAVLGASPTGGMA, via the coding sequence ATGACAATTGATTTTCAAACCTGGATGCGGGCGGTCTGGACCAGCATTGTGGAACCGACGGAGAGCGCACGTAAAGCGCTTGCAATGGATATTCCTGCGCAGGCGCTTTGGACAGGGCTGGCGCTTGTCGCAGTGCTGAACGTGATGCTTGTGGCGCTGTTGCAGGTGATATCGCCCATGCCACAAGCGATGCAGGAGCAAGGGTTCGCGCTGTCGCCCTTTGGTTTCTTCGGGATTATCGGCATCTTTTTCGTGCTGTTTGTTTACGGCATTTTCTATGCGGGCCGGATGATCGGTGGCCAAGGCACCTTGCAAGCCACCTTGACGATCGTGGTCTGGTTTCAGGCGGTCAGTCTGACGCTTGAGGGGATGCAGTTTGTGCTTGTGCTGATCAGCCCCGCGATCGGGTCGATCTTCGGGCTGTTGACGCTTGGTGCTTTGATCTGGTGTTTTATGAATTTTATCAACGTCTTGCACGGTTTTAATAATCTCGGCAAAGCCTTGGGTGCGATTGTTCTGGCCCTGATTGGTACGGCACTCGTCTCCGGCATCATTTTGGCTGTTCTGGGCGCAAGTCCGACAGGAGGTATGGCATGA
- a CDS encoding YIP1 family protein → MPVTNDIMRTWRRPRAVMRDLLAQGPREDRAIMYLMVSCFLIFVAQWPRLRRVAEGFEPSPFPPDMNFEGMMTYTFFGSVIILPLVMYGIAALSHLVAKVLGGQGTWFGARLALFWTLLATTPMFLFYGLVRGLIGHGTQAVLVGAIGALAFVFIWVQCLREAESHS, encoded by the coding sequence ATGCCTGTCACAAACGACATCATGCGGACGTGGCGCAGGCCGCGCGCTGTTATGCGTGATCTGCTTGCTCAAGGGCCGCGCGAAGACAGGGCGATCATGTATCTGATGGTCAGCTGTTTTTTGATCTTTGTCGCGCAATGGCCCCGTTTGCGTCGGGTGGCGGAAGGATTTGAACCCTCTCCGTTTCCGCCTGATATGAACTTTGAAGGCATGATGACCTATACATTCTTCGGATCGGTCATCATCTTGCCTTTGGTCATGTACGGGATCGCGGCACTGTCACATCTTGTCGCAAAAGTGCTGGGCGGGCAGGGCACTTGGTTCGGGGCGCGGTTGGCCCTGTTCTGGACCTTGCTGGCGACCACGCCCATGTTCTTGTTCTACGGTCTGGTGCGCGGCCTGATTGGCCACGGCACACAGGCGGTTCTTGTGGGTGCGATCGGTGCACTTGCCTTTGTTTTTATCTGGGTACAATGCTTGCGCGAGGCGGAAAGCCATTCATGA
- a CDS encoding SufB/SufD family protein: protein MALAQLKIDTTEARLADADVPQGAAWGNAARADALVRVRQMGLPTKRDEYWKYTDPTSLTAVDAPEAALFASDEAPLFDTVDRVKVVFVDGVFDADASDDLEATGLEIERLSDAMATDIHWAKDIYGVLEARGQKPVARPLATLNTALATDGVVIRVTGKATKPVNFIYLHNDTTSDAILHNVVKVEAGAEMTLLETGPAAARFSKLLEVDVADGGKFNHVRAQGRDHERRAVTHCFARIAAESTFKSFTLTFNGVLTRNECVLEIAGDDAVAHVAGVCVGDGKDFHHDDTVFITHDALNGESRQVFKKVLRNGATGVFQGKILVKEGAQKTDGYQISQSLLLDDDSQFLAKPELEIYADDVACSHGSTSGAIDETALFYLRSRGVPHDEARNLLTLSFLAEALEEIEDETLAEDLRDRLEGWLARHR, encoded by the coding sequence ATGGCACTGGCACAGTTGAAAATTGATACAACAGAGGCGCGTTTGGCCGATGCCGATGTGCCGCAAGGGGCTGCGTGGGGCAATGCCGCGCGGGCAGACGCTTTGGTGCGCGTGCGCCAGATGGGTCTGCCGACTAAGCGTGATGAATACTGGAAATATACCGATCCGACATCTTTGACTGCGGTAGATGCGCCAGAGGCCGCGCTCTTTGCCAGCGATGAAGCGCCGCTTTTTGACACAGTAGACCGTGTAAAGGTCGTTTTTGTGGACGGTGTGTTCGATGCGGATGCGTCTGACGATCTGGAGGCGACAGGCCTTGAGATCGAACGCCTCTCTGATGCCATGGCGACGGATATCCACTGGGCCAAGGACATCTATGGTGTGCTGGAAGCGCGCGGTCAGAAACCTGTGGCGCGGCCTTTGGCGACACTGAACACGGCCCTTGCCACCGATGGCGTCGTGATTCGTGTCACCGGCAAGGCCACAAAGCCCGTGAACTTTATTTACCTGCACAATGATACCACCTCTGACGCGATCCTGCACAATGTGGTAAAGGTTGAAGCGGGGGCCGAGATGACCTTGCTGGAAACCGGGCCCGCTGCGGCGCGGTTTTCTAAGCTGTTGGAAGTCGACGTTGCTGATGGCGGCAAGTTCAACCACGTCCGTGCCCAAGGGCGCGATCATGAACGCCGTGCTGTAACCCATTGTTTTGCAAGGATTGCTGCGGAATCGACTTTCAAGTCCTTCACGCTCACCTTCAACGGGGTGCTGACACGCAACGAATGTGTGCTTGAGATTGCCGGTGACGATGCTGTCGCCCATGTGGCGGGTGTCTGTGTCGGTGACGGCAAGGATTTCCATCACGACGACACCGTGTTCATCACCCATGACGCGCTGAATGGCGAAAGCCGTCAGGTGTTCAAAAAGGTGCTGCGCAATGGTGCTACGGGCGTCTTTCAGGGTAAGATTCTGGTTAAGGAAGGCGCGCAAAAGACCGATGGCTACCAGATCAGCCAGTCGCTTTTGCTTGATGATGACAGCCAGTTTCTTGCCAAGCCCGAGCTTGAGATTTACGCCGATGACGTGGCCTGTTCGCACGGCTCCACCTCGGGTGCGATTGATGAAACAGCTTTGTTTTATCTGCGCTCGCGCGGTGTACCGCATGACGAGGCACGCAATCTGTTGACCTTGTCCTTTTTGGCTGAGGCGCTGGAAGAAATCGAGGACGAGACTTTGGCGGAAGATTTGCGCGACCGGCTTGAAGGCTGGCTGGCGCGGCATCGGTAA
- the sufC gene encoding Fe-S cluster assembly ATPase SufC, producing the protein MLEIKGLEVKLEEEDKQILKGVDLSIAPGTVHAIMGPNGSGKSTLSYVLSGKDGYEVTGGSATLDGEDLLDMEPEERAALGLFLAFQYPVEIPGVGNMTFLRTAVNAQRKARGEDELSAADFLKEVREKAKSLKIDAEMLKRPVNVGFSGGEKKRNEILQMAMLEPKMCILDETDSGLDVDAMKLVADGVNALRSEGRSFLVITHYQRLLDHIKPDIVHIMANGRIIKSGGPELALEVENNGYADILSEVA; encoded by the coding sequence ATGCTGGAAATCAAAGGCCTAGAGGTCAAACTGGAAGAAGAAGACAAGCAGATCCTGAAAGGCGTGGACCTGTCGATCGCACCGGGAACCGTGCATGCGATCATGGGGCCGAACGGGTCCGGCAAATCGACCTTGTCCTATGTGCTCTCGGGCAAGGACGGTTATGAGGTCACCGGTGGATCCGCCACGCTGGACGGCGAAGACCTGCTGGATATGGAGCCCGAAGAGCGCGCGGCCTTGGGCCTGTTTCTTGCGTTCCAGTACCCTGTGGAAATTCCGGGTGTCGGCAACATGACTTTCCTGCGCACCGCTGTGAACGCACAGCGCAAGGCGCGCGGCGAGGACGAATTGAGCGCCGCCGATTTCCTCAAAGAGGTGCGCGAAAAAGCCAAAAGCCTGAAGATCGACGCAGAGATGCTGAAGCGTCCGGTGAACGTCGGATTCTCCGGTGGTGAGAAAAAGCGCAATGAAATCCTGCAGATGGCCATGCTTGAGCCCAAGATGTGCATTCTGGACGAGACTGATTCCGGTCTTGACGTTGATGCCATGAAGCTGGTTGCCGATGGCGTGAATGCGCTGCGCTCCGAAGGGCGGTCGTTCCTTGTGATCACTCACTATCAGCGTCTGCTGGACCACATTAAGCCAGATATCGTGCATATCATGGCGAATGGCCGGATCATCAAATCCGGTGGCCCCGAGCTTGCGCTTGAGGTCGAAAACAACGGTTATGCTGATATCTTGTCCGAGGTGGCCTAA
- the sufB gene encoding Fe-S cluster assembly protein SufB has protein sequence MTALDTVEVKEGVDQETVDAVKELSGNYKYGWNTEIEMDYAPKGVNPDIVRLISSKNKEPEWMTEWRLSAFTRWEKMDEPTWAMVNYPDIDFQDIYYYARPKSMEEKPKSLDDVDPKLLATYEKLGIPLKEQMILAGVEGAEDAPAEGRKVAVDAVFDSVSVGTTFQKELEKAGVIFCSISEAIEKHPELVKKYLGTVVPPSDNFYATLNSAVFSDGSFVYIPPGVRCPMELSTYFRINAENTGQFERTLIIADKGSYVSYLEGCTAPKRDVAQLHAAVVEIIVEEDAEVKYSTVQNWYPGDENGVGGIYNFVTKRADCRGDRSKVMWTQVETGSAVTWKYPSCILRGDDSQGEFYSIAIANNMQQADTGTKMIHLGKNTKSRIVSKGISAGKAQNTYRGLVSMHPKATKSRNYTQCDSLLIGDKCGAHTVPYIEVKNNSSRVEHEATTSKVDDDQLFYCRSRGMDEEEAVALVVNGFCKEVLQALPMEFAMEAQALVAISLEGSVG, from the coding sequence ATGACAGCTTTGGATACCGTAGAGGTCAAAGAAGGCGTTGATCAGGAGACCGTGGATGCGGTCAAGGAACTCTCTGGCAACTATAAATACGGCTGGAACACCGAGATCGAGATGGATTACGCCCCCAAAGGCGTGAACCCCGATATCGTGCGCCTGATCTCAAGCAAGAACAAAGAGCCCGAGTGGATGACCGAGTGGCGTCTGTCCGCGTTCACCCGCTGGGAAAAGATGGATGAGCCCACATGGGCAATGGTGAACTATCCTGACATCGATTTTCAGGACATCTATTACTACGCGCGTCCCAAGAGCATGGAAGAGAAGCCGAAATCGCTGGATGACGTCGATCCCAAGCTGTTGGCCACTTACGAAAAGCTGGGTATTCCGCTGAAAGAGCAGATGATTTTGGCCGGTGTCGAAGGGGCCGAAGATGCGCCTGCCGAGGGCCGCAAGGTGGCTGTGGATGCGGTGTTCGATTCCGTGTCCGTTGGGACGACCTTCCAGAAGGAACTGGAAAAAGCGGGGGTGATCTTCTGCTCGATCTCAGAGGCGATTGAGAAGCACCCCGAGCTGGTTAAGAAGTACCTTGGCACCGTGGTGCCGCCGTCGGACAACTTTTATGCTACGCTGAATTCTGCTGTGTTTTCAGATGGTTCGTTTGTTTACATCCCGCCGGGTGTGCGCTGCCCGATGGAGCTGTCGACCTATTTCCGCATCAATGCCGAAAATACCGGCCAGTTCGAGCGGACGCTGATTATCGCCGATAAAGGCTCTTACGTGTCCTATCTTGAAGGCTGTACAGCGCCCAAGCGCGATGTGGCCCAGCTGCATGCGGCTGTTGTGGAAATCATCGTCGAGGAAGATGCCGAGGTGAAGTATTCGACCGTGCAGAACTGGTACCCCGGTGATGAGAACGGTGTGGGCGGCATCTATAACTTTGTGACCAAGCGCGCCGATTGCCGTGGCGACCGGTCCAAGGTGATGTGGACGCAGGTGGAAACGGGCTCTGCTGTGACTTGGAAATACCCAAGCTGTATTCTGCGCGGTGATGACAGCCAGGGTGAGTTCTATTCCATCGCGATTGCGAACAACATGCAGCAAGCCGATACCGGCACCAAGATGATCCATTTGGGCAAGAACACCAAGTCGCGGATCGTGTCGAAAGGCATCAGCGCCGGTAAGGCACAGAACACCTATCGCGGGTTGGTGTCGATGCACCCCAAGGCCACGAAATCGCGCAACTATACGCAGTGTGACAGCCTTCTGATTGGCGATAAATGCGGCGCGCACACCGTGCCCTACATCGAGGTCAAGAATAACTCGTCCCGGGTTGAACATGAGGCCACCACATCCAAGGTGGATGATGATCAGCTGTTCTATTGCCGTTCGCGCGGCATGGACGAGGAAGAGGCGGTCGCGCTGGTCGTAAACGGGTTCTGTAAGGAAGTGCTGCAAGCGCTGCCCATGGAGTTTGCCATGGAAGCGCAGGCGCTTGTTGCGATTTCGCTGGAAGGGTCTGTTGGCTAA
- a CDS encoding cysteine desulfurase family protein: MRTYLDHNATTPLRAEARTAMLAAMDVVGNPSSVHAEGRAAKGVVETARQQIAEAVGASGADVVFTSGATEAAALALAGRGLQAAPIEHDAVHAWVDPCLAVVDGVVQVDDPAGSCVQLANSETGIVQDLPQGLAVSDITQGFGKVPFAFSWSGVQMVFLSAHKFGGPKGVGALIFPQGTDIAAQIKGGGQEMGRRSGTENVVAIAGMGAAALAAQADLAAGKWERVAKLRNILERAIEASEKSTIFVGKGSQRLPNTSCFASPGWKGETQVMAMDLAGFAVSAGSACSSGKVKTSRVLQALGLNDEVASSAIRVSLGIETTEDEVLRFAQAWNEKRARRRAA; the protein is encoded by the coding sequence ATGAGAACCTATCTGGATCACAATGCGACAACCCCGTTGCGGGCCGAGGCGCGGACCGCGATGCTGGCGGCCATGGATGTGGTTGGCAATCCGTCGTCTGTCCATGCCGAGGGGCGCGCAGCCAAAGGGGTTGTTGAAACCGCACGGCAGCAGATTGCCGAAGCTGTGGGTGCATCGGGTGCGGATGTTGTCTTTACGTCGGGGGCGACGGAGGCGGCCGCACTGGCATTGGCAGGGCGTGGGTTGCAGGCCGCCCCGATCGAACATGACGCTGTGCATGCGTGGGTTGATCCTTGTCTGGCGGTTGTCGATGGGGTGGTGCAGGTGGATGATCCTGCCGGATCCTGCGTGCAACTGGCGAATTCGGAAACCGGCATTGTGCAGGATTTGCCGCAAGGGCTGGCGGTCAGCGACATTACCCAAGGATTCGGCAAAGTGCCTTTCGCCTTTTCGTGGTCTGGCGTGCAGATGGTGTTTTTGTCGGCGCATAAATTTGGTGGCCCCAAAGGGGTGGGTGCGTTGATATTCCCGCAAGGGACCGATATCGCAGCACAAATCAAAGGCGGCGGACAGGAAATGGGCCGTCGGTCCGGCACCGAGAACGTCGTGGCGATTGCCGGAATGGGGGCTGCCGCGTTGGCGGCACAGGCCGATCTGGCGGCCGGAAAATGGGAGCGGGTTGCCAAACTTAGAAATATTCTAGAAAGAGCCATTGAGGCCTCTGAAAAGAGCACTATTTTTGTCGGGAAAGGATCGCAGCGTTTGCCGAACACGAGCTGTTTTGCCTCTCCGGGCTGGAAGGGTGAGACGCAGGTGATGGCGATGGATCTGGCTGGATTTGCTGTCTCGGCAGGCTCGGCCTGTTCGAGTGGCAAGGTCAAGACAAGCCGGGTGCTACAGGCGCTGGGACTGAACGATGAGGTGGCATCAAGCGCAATCCGCGTGTCACTGGGCATCGAGACAACTGAGGATGAGGTTTTGCGTTTTGCGCAGGCCTGGAACGAAAAACGGGCGCGGCGCAGGGCCGCTTGA
- a CDS encoding Rrf2 family transcriptional regulator: MKLSTKGRYAMVALADLALQPENALVNLTEISKRQDISLPYLEQLFVKLRRAGLVDSVRGPGGGYRLARPASDIRVVEILGAVDETVSAMHKGAGASGGASGSRAQSMTNRLWEGLSAHVYVFLHQARLSDVVSNELAPCPAVPALFEVVDEET, encoded by the coding sequence ATGAAATTAAGCACGAAGGGCCGCTATGCGATGGTTGCTTTGGCAGATTTGGCGTTGCAGCCCGAAAATGCTTTGGTCAATTTGACCGAGATTTCCAAACGTCAGGACATTTCACTGCCCTATCTTGAGCAGCTTTTTGTCAAGTTGCGCCGTGCGGGACTGGTTGATTCTGTGCGCGGGCCGGGGGGCGGATACCGCCTTGCGCGGCCTGCGTCGGACATTCGCGTGGTCGAGATTCTGGGTGCGGTGGATGAAACCGTGTCCGCAATGCACAAAGGTGCGGGGGCCTCTGGCGGGGCGTCGGGATCGCGGGCGCAGTCCATGACGAACCGCTTGTGGGAGGGGCTAAGCGCGCATGTCTATGTGTTCCTGCACCAGGCGCGCCTGTCCGATGTTGTCAGTAACGAGCTTGCCCCTTGTCCTGCTGTACCGGCGTTGTTCGAAGTTGTTGATGAAGAGACTTAA
- a CDS encoding alpha/beta hydrolase, with amino-acid sequence MPEVIFPGPEGRLEGRYHPQKDRDAPIAIVLHPHPQFGGTMNNRVVYNLHYAFYNMGFTVLRFNFRGVGRSQGEYDQGVGELSDAASALDYLQSMNNNAKHCWVAGFSFGAWIGMQLLMRRPEITGFISVSPPANMYDFSFLAPCPSSGLIINGSNDRVAPPADTVNLVNKLHEQKGITVTHDVMEGAGHFFEDPHMDPMIDTVRTYVRRRLTENTR; translated from the coding sequence ATGCCCGAAGTCATTTTTCCTGGTCCAGAAGGTCGCCTCGAAGGGCGCTATCACCCGCAAAAAGACCGGGATGCGCCAATCGCGATCGTTCTGCACCCCCACCCGCAATTCGGCGGGACGATGAACAACCGCGTCGTCTATAATCTGCACTATGCGTTCTACAACATGGGCTTTACGGTCCTGCGGTTTAACTTCCGCGGCGTCGGGCGGTCCCAGGGTGAATACGATCAGGGTGTGGGGGAACTCTCGGATGCGGCCTCGGCGCTGGATTATCTGCAGTCCATGAACAACAACGCCAAACATTGCTGGGTGGCGGGTTTCTCCTTCGGGGCATGGATTGGCATGCAGCTTTTGATGCGCCGCCCCGAGATCACGGGTTTCATCTCGGTGAGCCCGCCTGCAAATATGTACGACTTCAGCTTCCTTGCGCCCTGCCCGTCTTCCGGCCTTATCATCAACGGCTCGAACGACCGCGTGGCCCCGCCCGCGGATACGGTAAACCTTGTGAACAAACTGCACGAGCAAAAGGGCATCACGGTCACCCACGACGTGATGGAAGGTGCGGGGCACTTCTTTGAAGACCCCCACATGGACCCGATGATCGACACTGTGCGGACCTATGTGCGCCGCCGTCTAACAGAGAACACACGCTAA
- a CDS encoding HD domain-containing protein, producing the protein MSRIDAQLAFLNEADKLKTVLRGTTLCDGSRRENSGEHSWHIALYAMVMAEHAVRPVNIDRVIKMLLIHDIVEIDAGDNPIHGDHDPADQDRIEQAAAARIFGLLPDDQAAAFRLLWDEFEAAETDDAIFAKSIDRVQPVIANLESGGGTWPEYKVTAAQLQARVGVKVEKGAPAIWSALKTRIDAWFAKHAPHHD; encoded by the coding sequence ATGTCGCGCATAGATGCACAACTCGCCTTTTTGAATGAGGCCGACAAACTCAAAACGGTGCTGCGCGGTACCACGCTTTGCGATGGTTCGCGGCGCGAAAATTCAGGCGAGCATAGCTGGCATATCGCCCTTTACGCGATGGTCATGGCCGAACATGCCGTCCGGCCGGTCAATATCGACCGTGTGATCAAAATGCTGTTGATCCATGATATCGTTGAGATTGATGCAGGCGATAACCCGATCCACGGTGATCACGATCCCGCAGACCAGGACCGTATTGAACAAGCTGCCGCCGCCCGTATCTTCGGCCTCTTGCCGGATGATCAAGCCGCAGCGTTCCGTTTGCTTTGGGATGAGTTCGAAGCAGCCGAAACGGACGACGCCATTTTTGCCAAATCCATCGACCGTGTGCAGCCCGTCATCGCCAATCTGGAATCCGGCGGCGGCACATGGCCGGAATACAAGGTGACTGCAGCGCAGCTGCAAGCCCGCGTCGGTGTAAAGGTCGAAAAGGGCGCACCTGCAATCTGGTCTGCGCTCAAGACACGTATTGACGCGTGGTTTGCCAAGCACGCGCCGCATCATGACTGA
- a CDS encoding GFA family protein: MTDPQESATTRPVTGGCLCGKVRLTVPQQPLRVGLCHCLHCRKHHGAPFFAAAVFARGDVQITGKTRHYQNRHFCGTCGSSVFAVSGDEIEVHIGALDQPNVFAPSYELWTDRRESWLPTLSGVRQYPRNRDTA; the protein is encoded by the coding sequence ATGACTGATCCACAAGAAAGCGCTACGACACGTCCCGTGACCGGTGGCTGCCTTTGCGGCAAAGTCCGCCTGACTGTCCCGCAACAGCCCCTGCGCGTGGGGCTCTGTCATTGTCTGCACTGCCGAAAACACCACGGTGCGCCATTCTTTGCCGCCGCTGTCTTTGCGCGCGGCGATGTGCAGATAACAGGCAAGACGCGGCACTATCAGAACCGTCACTTCTGTGGGACCTGCGGATCATCGGTCTTTGCGGTTAGCGGGGATGAAATTGAGGTGCATATTGGCGCACTCGATCAGCCGAATGTTTTTGCGCCCAGCTATGAACTCTGGACCGACCGCCGCGAAAGCTGGCTGCCCACACTTTCAGGGGTGAGGCAATATCCACGCAATCGCGATACCGCTTAG